The following coding sequences are from one Triticum aestivum cultivar Chinese Spring chromosome 5A, IWGSC CS RefSeq v2.1, whole genome shotgun sequence window:
- the LOC123108127 gene encoding polygalacturonase-like: MASFMAAALVLMLLASSAGASEASPAPAETQQNVFIVDNYGAHGDGKHDDTQPLAKAWNAACSSSRPAMLLIPEGKTYLLNSVTLSGPCKSSVVFMVKGTLVAPRSRSAWRDNDTSRWIMIQGVTGLTVSGGGTINGNGDVWWTNSCKTNKALPCTKAPTALTFHLCTNLQVENLKLVNSQQIHLSVEDCNAVQLARLSITAPGTSPNTDSIHITRSKDVQVKDCVIKTGDDCISIENGTRNLFVSKVVCGPGHGISVGSLGDDNSRAEVSGITIDSVQLYGTTNGARIKTWQGGSGYAKGITFQNMIMDNVQNPIIIDQNYCDSAKPCKSWGSAVEVSNVVFKNIRGTTVSKDAIKLSCSNSISCSDIVLENIDLKMEGGKGDTESTCQNAKWQESGTVIPQPCQFQN, from the coding sequence ATGGCGTCGTTCATGGCGGCCGCTCTAGTCCTGATGCTCTTGGCATCCAGTGCAGGGGCGAGCGAGGCCAGCCCGGCGCCCGCCGAGACTCAGCAGAATGTCTTCATCGTCGACAACTACGGTGCCCATGGCGACGGGAAGCACGACGACACGCAGCCACTGGCCAAGGCGTGGAACGCGGCGTGTTCCTCCTCCCGGCCGGCCATGCTGCTCATTCCCGAGGGCAAGACCTACCTGCTTAACTCCGTCACCCTGTCTGGCCCATGCAAGTCCAGCGTCGTCTTCATGGTCAAAGGCACGCTGGTGGCTCCACGGAGCAGGTCGGCGTGGCGCGACAACGACACAAGTCGCTGGATCATGATCCAAGGCGTCACCGGACTCACCGTCTCCGGTGGCGGCACGATCAATGGCAACGGCGACGTCTGGTGGACGAACTCATGCAAGACCAACAAGGCTCTGCCGTGCACCAAGGCGCCCACGGCTCTGACGTTTCACCTGTGCACCAATCTGCAGGTGGAGAATCTGAAGCTTGTAAACAGCCAGCAGATCCATCTCTCCGTGGAGGACTGCAACGCAGTGCAGCTGGCCCGCCTCTCCATCACGGCGCCCGGCACGAGCCCCAACACCGACAGTATCCACATCACCCGCAGCAAAGATGTGCAAGTCAAAGATTGTGTCATCAAGACCGGGGACGACTGCATCTCCATCGAGAATGGGACCCGCAATCTTTTTGTCAGCAAAGTTGTTTGTGGTCCGGGGCATGGAATTAGTGTCGGGAGCTTAGGAGACGACAATTCTAGAGCCGAGGTCTCCGGCATCACAATCGACTCGGTGCAATTATACGGCACCACCAATGGTGCCCGGATCAAGACATGGCAGGGAGGAAGCGGGTATGCCAAGGGCATCACGTTCCAGAACATGATCATGGACAATGTGCAAAACCCCATAATCATTGACCAGAACTACTGCGACTCCGCCAAGCCATGTAAGAGTTGGGGGTCTGCGGTAGAGGTCAGCAATGTCGTCTTCAAGAACATTAGAGGGACAACCGTCTCCAAGGATGCCATCAAGCTTAGCTGCAGCAATAGCATCTCATGCTCCGACATTGTCTTGGAGAATATCGACCTCAAAATGGAGGGCGGCAAGGGTGACACAGAAAGCACTTGCCAGAATGCAAAATGGCAAGAATCAGGAACCGTTATTCCACAACCCTGCCAATTCCAAAACTAG